A segment of the Paramisgurnus dabryanus chromosome 5, PD_genome_1.1, whole genome shotgun sequence genome:
GATTCAGCAGGAACTCATAGCACAAGGTTTTACCAGCATTAACTATCTACAGCCCTTTTTCACACACAGGTTACagaaaatacacacaaaatgtgTCCATGATTTGTCCAGGATCGTTAGATTTTTGGTTAATTCAcgctgccaatgattttctggaatctgtgcATGCGTTTACACACATGCCGTAAAGACACGTGACGTATTTAAAGTCCTGAAATTTGCTAATtatctttgatttttttttctcgAGAAGCCACACGTGTGTGTTTTAGTTTATGATAAGATCATAAgcaaatttctttttttataggAGAGGACAGTAGGAATTAAAATAAGTGCTGGCATTACTGGGTTAGGTGTTGTTGAAAGAGATGTGTCTTTGACGTTGTGgttgatgtcatttttatgtaGTAATTTCAAAAATGTTAAAGTGAAATAATAACAAAGCTGTTTATGTTGTTCTTCAGAGCTCTCCATCCTAGAGGAATATCAGAACAACGTTCAGTATGAAGAACATTATTTAAACTCCGTGTTGGAGAGAATGGAGCAAAATGAACAGATCATATGTCCGTTGTGTCACATGTAAGTCTTCATCATAGTCATCATCTGACAGCTGTGAGATGACTCGCTCATTACGCTTTTCTACTTCACAGTAATAATCTGACAGTCAACAGTCACTTTACGTCATGTCCGTGTGGTCTTTACGTCAACACTATCGTGAGTTTGTTACACTTCAATATTTCTAAAACTctttgaaatgtttctccaatgTCCACCTGAGTTTGTTTTCATGTCTTCACAGGGCAGGAACATTACATTAGAGATATTACAGAGTCTTTTAGAAAAACGAGTGACCGAGCACACGGACGAATGTCTTCACAACCCCACCTTCTCAATGGCTTTCAATACAGACGGCTCACCAAACCTCATGCTCAGCTGTAAtgtatgttttgtgtgttttaattCATCTGATCAGTGCTGTTTATtataaactaaatattttctAACTCTGATGTGATTAATGCTGTACAGTGATATTCATCTGTTTTTCTTCTGTAGGTGTGTGATTATCTTTCTGTTGTCTTGTGACAATTCATCCACATGGAAGAGGATGTTTTTTACGTGTTTTGACTATTTTATTTCTGTGAAATAAAGACTTTTTTTAACATCAACGCTGCCCGAGTATAATAATGTACCTTTATATTATGTAGCTGGACATGGCAGCAGAATGATTAAAGCAGTAACTGACcccgaaatgaaaattagccaATATTTTGTGTGTATAAATAGTGATAGGTTTTTGTAACGTTGGCTCACAACTCTCATGAACACACACGGccatagtttataaagtttgaaacgTTTCCTCACAAAAACCATCACTTCACCTCCGAAGATATTTAATAACTGTATGAATTTGCTTTTGggctttaaaaatggggcactaaTGTCATTATAATGCTGGAAagagccaggatattatttaagATAACTCTGTTTTGGATGAAAGAAGTCGTCATATATACACCTGGGATGGCTTAAGGGGGAGTAAAATATGAGCTTGTctctgaactatcccttaaatgGAAATGGTATTTACTATACTATTAACAAGTCAAACATCTCTTGATTCCTCATTACAACGAATATTTGAATATCATAATCATCTGACCCACATTCAAAAGATTAAGAAACGTATTTTTAAGTGGTCACTCAAATCATAAACAATACAAACCTAAAgactgaaaacatttttacttaaaacaggATATTAAGACAAAGAATTACACAATGTACATCGTGTTTTTCTCTGTTTTATTGATATCTTTAGTAgtaatgtgtttttattgaaTGTAAATTGTAAACCTCTGCAACAATAAAACTCTAACCTGTTTACATGACTtggaaaaataatataaaattaaatacaaaatgttTCTGTGTTTGTCTTTATTGTGTTGTCACATTAGAGTCCTGCATTAACCGGAAATATCACGAAAAGATTAAATAAATCTAGACTGAATGAATTATTTGCATTTGACGAAACTGCTGAGGTCTTCCAGGAACTTGATGTACTCCTGATGTTCTAGCGCTGTGCTCAGCTCAATCAGTTCATCAGCAAACGCGTTGTCAACACCACGGTCAGACAAGAAGTCAATCAGATGATCATATAACGCCTGAGAATCAAAGGGGTTAGAGGTCATTGCAGTgtagatttacataaaaaggTAAATGAAAATGCAAGGTGCATCTCTCACATCACAGCATTACAAAATGATGCAATGATGAGTAAGTTAAATAAGTTA
Coding sequences within it:
- the rpain gene encoding RPA-interacting protein, which encodes MDAIQRHRSMYKGTTPPWKETYRKRCVERLKNSRSRLLEKFRQIGDSSGSSGCSLLVQEVMEEEWSALQSSNHSLPSLWNGHGVREVYSAQQEFDELSAFEEIQQELIAQELSILEEYQNNVQYEEHYLNSVLERMEQNEQIICPLCHINNLTVNSHFTSCPCGLYVNTIGRNITLEILQSLLEKRVTEHTDECLHNPTFSMAFNTDGSPNLMLSCNVCDYLSVVL